The Gadus macrocephalus chromosome 9, ASM3116895v1 genomic interval AAGCTTTTTGTGGAGCAGCTTGCGTTTGGGAGTCTTCTCCTGCACTGAGGTAAGAGCAGCGCTGGGCTGTGGGGACACAGCTGCAGCAGACGTAATCTAGTTTGCATTGGAATGTTGAAGCTGGGATACTTTAGTGCTAGGagtgagagagtttgtgtgtactGTGAAGGAACAAGCCTTTAAAACAGAGGATGAATCAAGTTAACGCTGACAGTAAATGCATAAAGTGTTTTGCAGTTCTTTGTcaatgttacatttttttaacatgttcaacattcatttatattttaaacGTTCTTTTTGGATCTTAATGTTGCAGattgtgtcattttttttatttgtgcctGTATTTTAGTCAAAGATCACATTGTAGATCCGAAACCCAGGGTCAATGTTCTTGAGGCAATGCATATATAAATGTGTCCCAGATGTCTGATATCAATCGTGTGACAGCATCACACATGCAGTAGATGCAggtggtctctctctttctctctctctctctctctctctctctctctctctctctctctctctctctctctctctctctctctctctctatctctcagtgGATGTCGTATTGTTGAAAATGTAAATTCACTCGCCTAATTGTTGATTCTCAGCTCATGATAAAAAATGTGGGCGGAGTCTCACATCCAATCAATGATAGCTGGGACCTTTTCTTCTCATGCACATTTTGAACCGGTGATTCATCCCAAAATGACTCAAGAAAACGACTTATTGATGCTCAAACTTGAAGAGGCCAGAACAGGAAGTCTTGTTTTCTCCTTAAGTCTCCTATCCAGAGAGTGGGAGCCAAGTCAAACACATTGGGTGCGTCCAAACTGACACGAAGCACTGTGCTTCTCAgtggagtggtgtgtgtgtgtgcgactacATTGAGGAATAAAGACCCTAATTCAGACCAGaagctgcccccctcccccccaccaccgcccacccacccacccaatgCACTCTAAAGCCAAGAGACGGGTGTCTAGATCTAGGAAGCTCAAGTTAACATAGTGTACTCACGAGTGGACTTAGAAAGTGTCCCCCACCGCTGGATTTACTGATCAGTTGGGACCTGGGCTTGTGTGTGGAGTCTGTGGGTCAGGGTTGTGTGCTGGCTACTAAACACATTCTTAGTGTTAAAACCCACTACAACGGCTCAAAATAAATCTCATTTATAACATGATAATATCGGCGTGTTCACAAGTGTTGTGATCAAATTAGGTAAAATAATGAGATCCACTTTATTGGATGAATATTTAACCTTAAGGTGCATGAATAGGTCAGAGTGCCACAAGAGGAAAGCCACATAACAGtgataaaacaaataataaaagcAGTATGTGATAACGAAATCTcctgtatatatattattcacCTTTCATTCATGCCTTATAATATTGACTATCGAATATCGAGAGGGGCAATAACAATTTATTAATCacagattgacacacacacacacacacacacacacacacacacacacacacacacacacacacacacacacacacacacacacacacacacacacacacacatacacacaaattgcTTACCACATTCTACCCCCCCTATCCTACCACCCCACATCCACCCAGcccaccccctgccccctcTGGCCCTGTGGGGGCAGATCACTCAGTTATGCAGGCACAGAGCTCCCAAAGCCATGTTAACAAGCACCTATACAAAAGGAGAGGGGCTGTTAAACATTCAGGACTGCAGGGGTCTAGCCAGTgtgggaggagggcagagagagggagaaggtggtGAGTTGGAGGGTGGAAGAAACTAACCTTAAAGAACCATAGATCCCTTGTTAAGAGCCAACCACGAGACGCCGACGTAGGCGATGACTCGGTGAACTGTCAGTACAAAAGGGAAAAGTAGCCGGCTCGACACTTTTTGGTATACAAGAAGTGGAGGCAACCCTTTTTTTTGTCAGAGCGGAAATGAGCTGACTGACCTCAGAGAGGGGGAAACAATTAGCCTGTATGCAGATGTATGCTAATGCAGGCCATTTGGACATTCTTCTGAGCTCAGGCTTTGGCTAACGTGACGCATCATCAGACTCGGCCCGGGCATGTACATGAGCGACATGTTTCAAACAAATGCAAGGCAAGGCGTAAGGTAAGCATGTGGGGCTGACAAAGTGTAAGAGGCCCCCTTCCTGTGAGAGCGTCTGGGCTCCTGGTGGAACCTGCCTATAGTTAGCCGACCGCCGCATACCCGCCCAACGTGAAACTCAAGCAGCTCTTGAAACAAGGGCACTTTTTCTCCCTGGGCAGGTTATTTCGGTCTCATTTGCAAGTCAATAGGGGCTCGGTGGAACAAGAGAGTGTCTTTTCTGCTCCTCGCCCTGCTGCTGTCGCCCTGGAAGACAGGTTATCTGGGTTCCTTTGCGATGCGCACGTTAGGATAACACAACAACATCGTCAttggagagaaaggagaaaaaaagcCTTGAAGACTTAAACAGGAGATAGAAGCGGTGCTCGTGACGGAACATGCCTTCTAGTGTATTCCCGCACAAAAGCTCCATTGTTTTGCCGACATGGCGGGCGTTATAATGGGGACGCGTTCGCGAGTCAACCAGACTCTATACTTTGTGGCACAAGGCCATTCATTAGTTCTGGACCAgctggggggggagaaaaaCTGAAGAATCCACTTCTGCCTACAACCGCTGTAAATCATTCTCGTGTGTCAGGATCTCAAGGTTGGCAGGCTTACGAGTGGATATGCCAGTTGTTAGCATGGCATACGGCAGCCTCCCTTGTCCTTGGGGCGGGCTCGGGGTTGGCGTGTTAAGCATGGTATGTGTAGGCTAAGGCAGTAGCTATGGGCCTGCGGGACAGTTAATCATTCCCTGATTCCACCAGGATCCCCTGGCGTGCATGCCTGTGTCAGGAAGATTCCTCACGGTAGCAAGGGGAACACTGGTTACCACAGGAACATACAGCTGACTGGTGGGTTCATAGTGGGTCTTTGTCTTGTGTACGTGACTTCCACAAAGACATTTTAACAGTTAGTGTCTGCTGGACGGTTGCAGGCCTGTCCATCCACGTCTGTCGGCGCAAACGTGGGCCTTCCCCTGTTTTTTATGTGCGACACAGGGCCGGCACACTCCCAGAGAGACGTAGAAATGGATGGCATTCCAATACGGGGACAGCAGAGATGTTTAGAGAGGGGGGTttctatcaccaccaccaccatctccacgcTGTTGTTCTTCAAAGACTGCAGTCCGGTGCAGTCCGCGTTTTCTCAGCTGTTTCCCCTGCATCCATAGGGGGTCGAAGCCAACAAGGGGAGTAGGAGACAGGCTGTTGGGCTCTGGCTCAAGGCTCCCCATTTGATCTCAGTCAGAGCCCGGTGACCCATGAGAGATGGCCACAACTGGACACACATTCAGCCTGCTCTCCCCACCGTGCCTGGCCGGTGCAGCCGGGTCTCTCAGGCGGTGCAGGAAATACATTTAGGATTTCATTAGTGGTTAGGAGGGGGACCTGCAGTGATTCATACGGGcacctgatggggggggggggatttgagaATTGATTTACGCCTGAACCCTTGAACTCAGCAGCGCATCAGTGGCTCATCCAGCAATGTAAAGGGCAAAATCCGAATATGTAAAACTGCATGGCAAATCTGAGTGGGATTATAATAATGCAGAAAGGGTATCAAAATATCAGCTCCCCCTTGTTCCCAGGCCGAAAAGCTCTAATCCTCTTTACTTATCAgatctagtctagtctagtctagtctagtggcTGACtcacagccaccaccaccacacctaaccccaacccactcctcaatgacatgtatctgaattcccTGGGAGTCACTTTGGGCAAATAATGGGTAAATAACTAATCCATCTTTAAGTCAAGCCGCCTTCTTTCTGCCACCAGTGGGTCACTGTGATGTCCATTATCCTCAGCATTTGTGCTAATGTGTGTGGTCAGACACACATAGATCACAGGACTCTGTGCCATCCTTTGATCTCTCTGCAGTACCATCCTCCCTGCATTCCCCTGCTGAACCCCTGCTGAGAATCAGGCGAGCCTGtccgttttctctctctccatccgtccatccgtctGACCATCCCCTACCGCTCTCCTTCTTTCACCTGTTTGCCATAGCTCCATCCGTCCCAGAGATGAAAGGATGGTCAGACACTAACAGCAGCAGGTTGGAAAACAAACAGtccagaaaaagagagaggggaggtgaatagagagagagaaagagcttgTGGACATTCCCCATATGGCAGACGTAGCCACAGGGAGGCTGTTTTTGCCCAAGGCCAGCCTGGTGTTTTCACAGACCTCGAGCTCCAATAATCGAGCCATCACCAGAGCCCATGTGCCTGTGGGCCTCTCCTGGGATCCAGCCCTGCCTGGCAGGGCAGTGGGAGAAAGAAAATCGAAATAATATGCTCCTTTGGGATGCATGCTGGTGCCTAGTTGAAGTGTGCCAGTGTCTCGTGTCCAGGTGGAAACCAGCGTTGGCAAGGAATGTGCAGTAAACGCATCGTTATCCATGAGTGTTAATTGGTGTTCGTTTCTGCATTTGCGGTAGTTTCCAATTTATCCGTTTTATTCTTTGCTTAAACGAGCCAGAATGCCACCTCTCGCGGCTTTGGGAATTTCTTAATGACTTCGAAATGGCCCAAAAGCCGCAAGTGGGAAACAATTAAATCAGTGACATTCTACCATTGTGGAAATGGTAGGGTATGGTTCCCTTGATGAGGAGGCCTTTTATATAGGAGATTCATCAGCAGAGGAGGATTAAGTAAGGCTTGCTCATATGTTGTAATGGCTCCTTCTGGGAGCTGGTTTTCGAGCCCACATGAATCAAGGTGGTGGTAGCGAGAGCCGGTTGTAAAAACGTGCCTGGGAAAGAAAATAGCAAACGAACAGATTAGGACGCTGACATCAACCGGGTTGACGTCACCAAGACTCGTCATGCTGCGGTCCTATCTCTATTTCAATCCTTCCTCCTTTACATTTGTTCTGCTTTCTGTCTCTCCGGTTCTCCATCCATTGCTCTATTGTATCTGTGATCACTTTTCTCCTTCTTGGATTCCCTGTTCTCCCAACAGTTCATTGTTCATCATCATTGAGACCTCTGTCATCCATCTAACGTCCAAtttccccttccttcctcctcctcgtttcCTTCCCCACCAGTGAAAGGAGCGTCTGATGAACTCAGAGAGCTCAGCGCTGGCGGCAGGGGTGACCTACCAGGGCGGAGCCCGCCAACGAGACCTGGTGATGGAGCAGAAAGTCAGCAAGCTGACCTTCGGCTTCCAGCGCAGCTCCACCTCCGATGACGACTCCGGCTGCGCCCTGGAGGAGTACGCCTGGGTGCCGCCCGGACTCAGGCCTGAACAGGTGAGCGTGACCGAGTTCAAGAGGATATCAAAACCACATTGTTCAGCCCTGGGTATCAAGAGGAGGCTCAGGGAGTGTTGGCGTCAGCAAGTCGGGAGAACTTTAAGTCTGCTCACCCTTCTGAGGGAATGACACAGTATTGAGATACCGAAAGAGTACACAGTGTTccagactttttttttgttgccctTTTGTCACGTCATTCGGCAGCGTTCACACGCACGTTTCCCTTTTCTCCCAGAAGCCTCCAGTGATGGGAGACTGGTGAACACTCCCAAAAGAGAATTATAAACAGCTCTGACCTTGATTCAGTCCCCTGATCTCAGTCTCCGTAGCCCAGTTCCCTGGCCCAGTTTAAGGCTGACGTTCCGCACACTCATGAATAACATCCCAGATACGGCCTCTTCTTAGGTTCATATGCCGCTTCTCGGAGACACAATAGTAACCGTAGACATCAGGTCTGTTCTTCCAGGTTTGTTTGCTTGAGACAGACTTGGCAGTCTCTACCCCGCGAGCCACTTACAGGCAggatgtgtgtattttttatttacaaacTGTGGTGTGGCCCAGTCTGGTTGTCATTATGGGAGATCTGTTAGCAGATGTTTGCGAGCGGATCAGGCctagtgctggtggtggtgatcagccagagggagagaaagagagagagggagagggggtagCAGCCTTTTAATGGGCCTTCCTCGCCTACATACTCAGGCAGggctgtgatgtgtgtgtgtccgcaggGCAGTCAGTGTGATCTGGAACCTTCTCCACACGTTTAATCTATttttctcctctcactctctctttccataCTCAACCGccactttttcctttttttttttgtaaacatACATGAAAGTAATGATGGGGATGAGGAGGCaaataaaggggggggggggtgatggttgAGGGGGTATATGCGGGAGGGGTTAGGGGTCGGTGGTGGTCGAATAACAGAGAGAAAACACTGGGACCAAATACGCAAGCCTTTTGTGTGGGTCTAAACTGTAATGCCTTTACTGCAGCCATTGCAGGGCTCAATGGCCCCTGTGCATTAAAGGTGATCATCAAGTTGGAGGAGCGGGTGTGATGACAACCCACCCCCGTAGCCAGGCTGGATGAGGGGGTAATAGCAGCATGAAAACGTGCATAATTTATGGTGGGTGGGGTAAACTCTGAGCCGATTGTCAAGCTAAATTGCTGTTgtccctcaaccaccaccaacgcCCACCCCCCACTAGACAGCACTAGCAGCAGGGGGTCCGCCATGGAACACATCCAACCTCTTTATCTGACGGGCTGtaatgatccccccccccccccccccctgccctacCCTCGTAAAGGATAGCCCCCTCAGTGGCCGGCTCCCCCTTCCACCCCCGATACTCCAGGGTCAAAGTGCCACTGAGACACTACGGGGACAGCCAGCTTTGTGCTCTCCGTATAGAGAGGTAGTAGTACATAACAcatcctcctccctcacacAAAGCCTTCTCTGCTCCTCTGGGATGAATTACACACCATTTTGTTGATTCATACTGATTTCATCCTGCTGGCTTTCAAAGTTGGATCAAAGGAGAATAACTCATTTAGTTATGACAGTTCCCAGTGAGAGGGTCTGAGTAATGGGCGAATAATGTCTGCTTCAAGTACAGCCAATGAGCCAACAGCTCATCTAGGGAAGCTCAATCACTAGGATTCCACCGGCCCGGTCCAATATACATGATGAATAGACACGGACTAGACGAGCCTGGGCGCAAATTAACCTACTAGTCATCCGAAAACTTTTCCAAGTTTGGATTTACCCATGAGTGTGGACCCCAGGTTAATACATTACTGTCTCGTCGTCGTGTTAAATATTGTTATGATAACCGTGGTCAACTTTAGAAACCCAAATAAACCTGCTAGAAGGAAAGGGAGCTTTTTGTGAAAGTGGAGTCACTTCCGTTCACGTCTCGACTGTACTCGACTGTTGTCGGGGACCCTGGACAAATCATCTGCTGTACCTGTGAGACTCATTTGTCTGGCGGCTAAGCAGTAAAAACCATTTGGGAAACATATGCATACTGTGCATGCATATAATAGCCTACCTAGTAGAAAGTAGAGGCCGTATATGTTTCTTAAAGGAGCACCCAGACTGCATCCACTGTGAGCACCATTCATTCCAGAAGAAAAATCTAAGTCTGACAGTGTTGGTGCCACGCTCAATAAACGTAACCAAACTCACTTTTTGACAGTTATTAGTCAACGCACACGCTGTTGTTCTTTCTCTCCCACGATAGCGTCCATTTCTGAATatggaaaagaaaacacaagagCCCTTGCTGCTAGATTGGGAGAGCGCAATTATTGATGGGCTTTTGATTGTGAAATCGGATAGTGTCAAAGAGTGATCGGTTTTATAACCTCTGTATTCCCCTCTGTCTTATCCAGGTGCAGCTATACTTCTCCTGTCTGCCTGAGGACAAGGTTCCCTACGTCAACAGTCCAGGAGAGAAGTTGAGAATTAAACAGCTTCTCTACCAGCTTCCCCCACACGATAATGAGGTAGGAAACAACCCATGGGTGGTTTATATTGTTTCTGTACGCCTGTGTTCACATAAAGAAAATATCACTATAGGGGACGTGTGATAAAATATACACCAGTTGATTGCgtataacaaaaaaatacaggATTAACTAGCAgaagtaattgtgtgtgtgtgtgtgtgtgtgtgtgtgtgtgtgcgtcggtctGTCTGGGTGCGACAATCCCCaattgtatgtgtatgcataaaATTCAAGTATCATAAATTGCTATCCCAGCAGGCATCCTCAATAAAACATATGGTTACTGGTTAGTGTGAGGGGACTGCAAGGCTAAGACTCATTTCCCCACCATACCCCCATTCCAAAGCCCCTTTCACGTATGCAGTCTTTCCCTGCAATGCACAGGAACACTTCCTGCATGGGGTCATTCTTGACTGAGAACAGGGATCGATATTCTGTGTAAATCTTAATCATAAGTCTTGCATTACTGCCATCTGCTGGAACGTCCCCCGGTCCATGTATTCCTGGCGCAAGAGGGAAATGTTCCAGAACGTAGCTGCATGAATAGTGAAAATTGACTGATGCCTGAAAGGTTATCCCAGTAACTTAATAGGAATTGTGCGAAAGAGGCTCATATCTCTCCTCCGACCCCTCCATTTTGACTGCAAAGCGATGAGTACTGCAGCATGTCTGCCGTCTGCCGCCAGCCCGAAAACCCACACACCGACCCGCATATCGAAGCCCACCGGCGCCCATGTGAGCGACTTGGCATCCGTTGAACCATCACACTGAGGGTCGTGCGGGGGGGATGGAATTTCTCTGTTTCACAATCATGTCCCTTTGTAGTGCGGTGTGGGCACAATGCGAGTCCTTACTGGAAGATTTTATGATGTTTGCCGGGAGCCCCTGCCAACCAGATTCCTGTCATAGCACTGGGGTTTTTACGAGGCAGTcgcagtgggagagagagggctttGCTGGTTGAAGGAGGCTTTATGTGatgccaccgccaccaccaccaccaccacccctgtgGCACCACAGGCAGTGCACCACATGGCTCTCGTCTGTGTTTGCCCTTGTCTCCGTGATTCCACTCTAAACACAGCCTCTTGTTTGTGTAAACGCCTGCTTTCCCCCCGCTTCTCTCTCAGGATTTCAGATATTTTTTTGAGGGACAtcaaaaaaaagggggggggaggagctgtTGTAAAAGACTAGGTTCTCAAtgggagattgtgtgtgtgtgtgtgtgtgtgtgtgtgtgtgtgtgtgtgtgtgtgtgtgtgtgtgtgcttcagggAGGAGGTTAGGAAGGGCATTTGAGGGTCATGAATTGCCTTTGTTCAGCATGCTCCGGTATGCCACTTGGCCCTTTCTCATACTTAACTCACTTTATAACCTCTTTTGAGGACCTGACAGGACTGGCCTGCCGTTGGATTTGCGACGAGtccccctaaaaaaaaaaatcaagaatGCATAACGCTAAAAAGCTATTCCACTTACAACTCTACAAATATGGGTGAAGGTTCTCAAAAATTCCAACAATATACTATTTTGTTATGCAAATTTCACGAGAGACCACACAAATGTTTCACCCTCACTGCCTTGTCTCATAAAAATCATAATACTcccaataataatacaaatgttaCCATCATTGGCTATATCACTAtgccaacaacaacaaaaaaactaaaacaagtaCTGAACATCACTACCTTTTCCACACTGTACTATTTCGGCGCCACACCAAACAAGCCAGCCAACGTCTCATGTCCTTTTGCTCCCCAGGTGCGGTACTGTCACTCCctcagcgaggaggagaagaaggagctgCTCATGTTCAGCGGTcagaggaagaaggaggcgCTGGGGAGAGGAACCCTCAAGCTGCTTCCTCGCAGCCTTCAGCACAGCGTCTGCGAGCATGTACGTTCTACCGGCCGCCcgccctgtcacacacacagcgctcgcTGGGTGGTTCACAGGACGGTACTGCATGGGGTCAGACCGTTTGATACCTTCTTTAAACACTCGGGCAGCGGTGCACGCTCATTGAGCAAAAAGGAAGGTTTAGGACCTttgaaggtcagaggtcacaaaATATGCAGCCATGGCAATAACATATGAGTTTGAGGGTTTAGGTATTTGGCAAGTTAAGTTTCCAACTCAAAGACCTAAAAGGGCCAGTTAAAGTGCAAGGGACCGATTCTACACCTCATTCTGTGCATATATTCGCCACTACACAAGTCACTACGCTGTTTGTATTGCCACCTGAAGGAGATTATTCGGCTATATATGACTGGTATATTTTGTCAAACAGTCTGATGGAGGTGCCCCCCTATGAACCTATGTCCTCTCTCTACACCAGGAGGAAAAGTTTCCTTGCGGTCTTCTATGTTTGACAGCTTGTGTGAAATTACTGAATTCAACTGGAAAAAGTGTCCCTGCTTGGCCCGTATAGAGCAAGCAGCGAAGAAAACACACCAGTCAGAATGGGACTGCTGTTATGAATACCCCCGCGGCCATAATTCATCTTGTCAACAGTTGTCCTGTACTGTACACTGAAACGGTCCcagacgcatgcacacgcacacactaacacacacacacacacacagaaggaccTCTGATTTATCCCCCTGTGTCAACAAGGTGTGTAAAGACTGTGTGGCCATATGATCCCAGTTCCTGCAGGCTGTGCAGGCGGTGCATTACATAAGCAGAAGGGCATAGCATGAGCCTTAATGTATATATCCATGGTCGTTGTGTAACCAGATGGTgttacaaacacaaacccaggcCTCCACGCTAGGCCAACATTAATCAAACTCCGTCTTCTCGCGTTCTGACGGGGAGTGTTTGTAAATCAACGTGTTGGTAATGAATCACAGGCGtgacatgtttgtttgtatattaatgtatatatttatattacagtGCGGCGAGACCGTCAACGGCGGAGAGATGGCGGTGTTTGCATCGAGGGCGGGGCCCGGTGCGGCACCGTGCTGGCACCCGGCCTGCTTCTCCTGCTCCACGTGCAGCGAGCTGCTGGTGGACCTCATCTACTTCTACCAGGACGGCAAGGTCCACTGCGGAAGGCACCACGCTGAGCTGCTCAAGCCCCGCTGCTCTGCCTGCGATGAGGTGAgcaccagagggggggggggggagaaaggctGAGGGGCACTGTGTAGCACTGAGCAAAGGAATGATTCAATAGTTTGTTTTACTGCCTTTGTGAAACAAAACCCTGTCTGCTTATTAATCGCCTGTATTTCCTTTACAATGCGTACGTGCCAGCAAGATTGTGAGGCACATTTGGGTCTCCCGCAATCTTGCGGAGACGTAAAATGTGTACGTCCCAGCAAGATTGTGAGGCACGTTTGGGAGACCCaaatatgaatgtatatatttatattacagtGCGGCGAGACCGTTAACGGCGGAGAGACGGCGGTGTTTGTGTCGAGGGCGGGGCCCGGTGCGGCACATTTGGGAGACCCAAATGTGGCTCATAATCTTGCTGGGACGTACGCATTCTAAAGAAAATACAGGCCATTAATAAGCCGAGTGGGGTTTGCATCTTGCCCAAGGATGCCTATAGATACACTAGTAGGACTGGATATCGGACATGGGTTTGAATGCCgaaacctttcagctgggagtctgACACCCTAGTACCCGATGGACTATCCTGCCCCCAACTAGACCACCCTGCCTCCCAAGAATCGAGGAGGGTCTTCTTCATCtcatcgagtgtgtgtgtgtgtcccttctcCAGATCATCTTCGCCGACGAGTGCACCGAGGCGGAGGGTCGCCACTGGCACATGAAGCACTTTGCGTGCTTCGAATGCGAGACGATCCTCGGCGGCCAGCGGTACATCATGAAGGACGGCGGGCCGTACTGCTGCGGGTGCTTCGAGTCGCTCTACGCCGAGTACTGCGAGGCGTGCGGAGAGCACATCGGTAAGGCGGCGCTAATGGCGTTCGGTTAGGTTCTCCTGCTGTAACTCGACCCTGGTACATATGCTCATGAGCTCATAGATAGGAATTCATTAGTTAAAAAACCAATGTTTCAGACAGGTGCCAGATGTGCCCTTATTATTtcccaaaacaaacatacatttttaaccattactaaaacaataaaaaatcgTAAAAAATACAGCCCGAAGGACCCATAAAGACCCCACAGGTTATGGATGTTGGCCAAAACCCTGCTAATAAGCCTTTTAATTATTCCAGGTGTGGATCACGCTCAAATGACATACGACGGGCTCCACTGGCACGCCACCGAGTCCTGCTTCAGCTGCGCCCAGTGCAAGAGCTCCCTCCTGGGCTGCCCCTTCCTGCCGCGCCAGGGCCAGATCTACTGCTCCAAGGCCTGCAGCCTGGGCGAGGACGTGCACGCCTCCGACTCCTCCGACTCCGCCTTCCAGTCGGCCCGCTCCCGGGAGTCCCGCCGCAGCGTGCGCATGGGCAAGAGCAGCCGCTCGGCCGACCAGTGCCGCCAGTCGCTGctcttctccccctccgtcAACTACAAGTTCCCGGGCCTGAGCGGCAACGCCGACGACACCCTGACCAAGCTGGCCCACATGAGCCTCTCGGACGAGCCCTTCTGGAGGGGCCCCGGCGAGGAGGCTGAGGGCCCCGAGGACCGGGAGGAGGAGTGGGCGGAGCACGAGGACTACATGACCCAGCTGTTGCTCAAGTTCGGTGAGCAGGGGGTCTTCCAGCAGGCGGACCCCGAGGCCCGGCCAAACGCCGACGTGTGGATAAGCGAGGCCGACGTCAAGACCAAGCAGGGGTCCTCTCAGGCGGGGGGAAgcagcggtggtggaggtggtggtggtggtggtggtggtggaggaaggggaagTCAGAGTCTAGCTAGTAAGAAGTACCAGCCAGACATGTACTGGGCCCAGTCGCAGGACGGGCTAGGGGATTCGGCCTATGGGAGCCATCCGGGCCCGGCCAGTAGCCGGAAGATCCAGGAGCTGGACCTGGATCATGGAGCCGGAGGAGGctaccaggaggaggagcagcagtggTATGACGACTCCCTGGAGTGTATCACCGATGAGCTGAAGAAGACGGATCAGAGTGTGAGGGACTCCATGGACTCGTTGGCTCTTTCCAACATCACCGGTGAGCAGAAGTTACTAATAACCAATAACAATCGATACTCTTTCGAACAAAATCCATAAAGTGACCATGCTTTAattctcttccttccttccttccttccctttctCTTAGGGGCCTCGGTGGATTGCGACGGCAAGGACGGGCCCTTGGTGTACACCTTCACAGAGCTGGAGACGGAAGACTGCGACAAATCCAGCAACATGGGGACCATGAACTCGTCCATGCTCCACAGGAGCGCCGCCTCCCTGAAGAGCCTCGCGTCCGAGCAGGACGAGGCAGAGGACCACAGCccggcggaggaggaagaggaggtagaggtCCCGCTGGCAGAGGAACGGGCCCAGCTCCCTCAGCTGCCGGCCCTCAGGAGGGCCCGCTCCCAGAGCCGGCAGCAGCAGGTCAAGTTCTCCGACGACGTGGTGGACAACAGCCCCTACGAGCTGCAGGTCCGCCCGCCTCCCATGAGCGAACGGACCCGGCGCAGGGTGTACAACTTTGACGGGCAGGAGCAGGACGCCCAGTCGGgccgccaccaccacagccaccacaGGAGACGCCGCAGCCGGAAGTCCCGCTCCGACAACGCGCTGAACCTGGTGCCCAAGGAGAGGGCCCTGGTGTACTACAGAGAGGACCACAAAGGCCGTG includes:
- the prickle1a gene encoding prickle-like protein 1a: MNSESSALAAGVTYQGGARQRDLVMEQKVSKLTFGFQRSSTSDDDSGCALEEYAWVPPGLRPEQVQLYFSCLPEDKVPYVNSPGEKLRIKQLLYQLPPHDNEVRYCHSLSEEEKKELLMFSGQRKKEALGRGTLKLLPRSLQHSVCEHCGETVNGGEMAVFASRAGPGAAPCWHPACFSCSTCSELLVDLIYFYQDGKVHCGRHHAELLKPRCSACDEIIFADECTEAEGRHWHMKHFACFECETILGGQRYIMKDGGPYCCGCFESLYAEYCEACGEHIGVDHAQMTYDGLHWHATESCFSCAQCKSSLLGCPFLPRQGQIYCSKACSLGEDVHASDSSDSAFQSARSRESRRSVRMGKSSRSADQCRQSLLFSPSVNYKFPGLSGNADDTLTKLAHMSLSDEPFWRGPGEEAEGPEDREEEWAEHEDYMTQLLLKFGEQGVFQQADPEARPNADVWISEADVKTKQGSSQAGGSSGGGGGGGGGGGGGRGSQSLASKKYQPDMYWAQSQDGLGDSAYGSHPGPASSRKIQELDLDHGAGGGYQEEEQQWYDDSLECITDELKKTDQSVRDSMDSLALSNITGASVDCDGKDGPLVYTFTELETEDCDKSSNMGTMNSSMLHRSAASLKSLASEQDEAEDHSPAEEEEEVEVPLAEERAQLPQLPALRRARSQSRQQQVKFSDDVVDNSPYELQVRPPPMSERTRRRVYNFDGQEQDAQSGRHHHSHHRRRRSRKSRSDNALNLVPKERALVYYREDHKGRGTPAQRGSQDLYGLPPNGRPSPLARSDYGLAKGPAMERFLGMCNEDDDWCSTCSSSSSDSEEEGFFLGQPIPQPRPLRHYYTDDLPSPVASMPSPPYGPRTKSRKKGHKGKNCIIS